The Rhododendron vialii isolate Sample 1 chromosome 8a, ASM3025357v1 genome has a window encoding:
- the LOC131299164 gene encoding mitochondrial import receptor subunit TOM5 homolog, which yields MADSMISMDKIKAFWHSQVHDEQQWAQNMKLFRAAGLFAGSILLMRNFGDLMAI from the exons ATGGCAGACTCTATGATTTCGATGGACAAGATCAAGGCTTTCTGGCACTCACAGGTTCACGACGAACAGCAATGGGCTCAAAACATG AAACTTTTCCGTGCTGCTGGGCTCTTTGCTGGCTCCATTCTTCTCATGCGCAACTTTGGTGATCTTATGGCCATATAA